From Pseudomonas sp. stari2:
TGGTGCGCTGGATTCATCCCGAGCACGGCACATTGCTGCCCGGCGCATTTCTGCCGACGCTGATCGCCTGCGACCTCGAAGAACAGTTGCTGTGGCGGGTGCTGCAACAAGCGATTGCCGCCCAAATCGTCTGGCGCCAGCAGGGCTATGACATACCGGTTTCGATCAACCTGCCCACGCACTTGCTCAACAGCCACGACCTCCCCGACCGCATCCTTGCGTTCGTGCTGGCCCATCAAGGATTACCGGCACGTATCTGCTTCGAGTTGATGGAATGCTCGGTGCCCGATGACATCAGCAACTTCTACGCCGGTGCCTGCCGTTTGCGGATCAAAGGGTTCGAGCTGTCCCAGGACGATTTCGGCAAGGGCTACAGCTCCTACATGAACCTGGTGTCGGCCCCCTTCACCGAATTGAAGATCGACCGCGCGCTGGTGCAAGGCTGCAATGCCAACGAGGAACTGGCCCAGGCCCTGACCAGCATTGTCAGCCTGGGGAGGCAGTTGGGACTGACCGTGGTGGCGGAAGGTGTGGAAACCGCGCAAGAGCTTGCTCTGTTGCGTAAAATCGACTGCACTCAGGTTCAGGGTTTCCTGATCTCTCACGCCGTGTCTTCGGATCAGTTCCAGCAATTGCTGACCCATGACGGGCCGGCAAACGTTTATTGACCCGCAGGCCGGTGTTGACGAACGTCACTTGCTATCGAGGTCACCGTGTCCAAAGACTTTCCCATCACTGCAATCCAGGCACGCTGATGCCGCATCCCGACGCCGTCCTGGAAAAACTCGCCAGCAGTTCATCGCGCCTGAACAAGGGCCTGCTGGTGCTGACCGCCCTCGTATTGCTGTTGCTCGGCATCAGCTACGTGGGGGTCATGCGCATGATCGAAGAGCGGCGCGATACCTTGCAGTTTCATTTTGCCGCGCTGATGGAGAATGTCCGCGAACAGGAAGTGTTCCTGCGCGATATCGTCCGTGAAAGCACCAAGGGCGAGCGGCTGCCCACAAGCACGCTGCCGCCTCCCGTACAAAAGGCCATGCCCGAAGAAGGGCCGAACACTTATGAAGGCCGCGGCCTGCCGTTTTCGCTCCCCTACAGCCTGAAGATCAATCCGGACAAAATCGCCCCCGATCAATACCCCGCAATCTTCGCGCTCGGCACCCACCTGGCCGCTTACTACAGCGCGTTCTGGTCGGCGTCACACTATC
This genomic window contains:
- a CDS encoding EAL domain-containing protein — translated: MKPCSILIVEDHPFQHLYLQNLFNELGEFDVVCARDGEAALACLKKRDFDLVLTDLLMPGMDGVQFIQGLAAQRSRPALAIMSAASRRMLMGASLVASNLQVKVIGLISKPVSTAALRCLIDQLQALRQTAPTENREGIDRQSILQALDNGELQAWFQPKKALNNGRIVAAEALVRWIHPEHGTLLPGAFLPTLIACDLEEQLLWRVLQQAIAAQIVWRQQGYDIPVSINLPTHLLNSHDLPDRILAFVLAHQGLPARICFELMECSVPDDISNFYAGACRLRIKGFELSQDDFGKGYSSYMNLVSAPFTELKIDRALVQGCNANEELAQALTSIVSLGRQLGLTVVAEGVETAQELALLRKIDCTQVQGFLISHAVSSDQFQQLLTHDGPANVY